In Alteromonas macleodii, the sequence CCTCATACAACACTTTTTTAACCATCAAACTCATCATCGAGGTCAAATTTCTACATTGCTTTTTCAGTCTGGTATAGATTTAGGTGTCACAGATTTGTTGGCGAAAATACCCAATGCGTATGAAGTATAATAAGGCTCGCGAAGGGACACATACATGCAGCGGTTTTGCCGATATTCCACAAACATTCGCTCTTATCATTTAAAAGTTAGGTACTCATAAACAGAAATCAGCTCCACTGATGTTCTGATGTTGCCTTAGTAGAGACTTATTTATGAGTACTCTATTAAAACAAACAAGCGTCTACTTCGAGTCTGCGCTTAGTTTTTTAGTTTGCTAGCTGTCATTTGTGTCTTGTAATCTGTAAGCTGGTTACTAAGATTTTTTCTTCATGAAACAGGAGGTTTTATGCCACATAGGAAGTTCTCAGTTCTCACTCGCGGGGAACACGGCATTATCGCAGGTGTATGCTCAGGTCTTTCTCAATATTATGGACTCCGTAAAGCGGGGCTTCGGATAGCGTTTCTTATATCTTCCTTTTTCTTTGTTTTACCAGTTTTTTTATATATTGTTTTGTGGCTAATTTTACCTAAGTACCCAACAACTCAGGCGATGGCTCGACAGCTACGAAGACAAAGTGGTCGTTAAGGAAAAAGCAGTTAGCAAGAATTATGTCGTCAGCGAGCTAGCTGGGACAAAATATGGCGTCCTTGTCAGCCCATATGAATACGAAGTGACATGCACTTAACAGGGATGTTTATTTTTAGTGTGTAAGAACAATACTAAAAGGATTTCAAAAAATGCGTATATCTCTATTAATTATATTCTTGTCATTTAACTGCTTAGCTGCTTCAAATATAGAGCTACAAAAAGAACTAGTATCTATGGCTAAAGCAGATCAAGAAGTCAGAAATGAGATAAGTACAGCCGGATGGAAAAAAGCGCCAGCTGATTTGCTCGAAAAAATTAAGCGTATTGATATAGAAAACACCAATAGGCTAAAAGAAATCGTTAAACAACATTCATGGGTTACTCAAGATTTAGTTGGTAGTGAAGGCGTTTCAGCCGCGTTTTTAATTGTTCAACATTCGCCAGACTACCAATTCAAGCAAAGCATGCTTCCACTTTTAAAACAATCCTTCTTGAATGGCGAAGGCGTCACGGGTCAAGAGTTTGCCTTACTAACAGACAGGGTTTTAATCTATCAGAATAAACCACAACTATATGGCACCCAACTAAGTATTGTAGGTGGCGAATTAGTTTTCGAACCAATTTTAGACCAAGAGAATGTAAATCACAGAAGAGCAGAAGTTGGACTGCCATCATTGGAGAAATACAAGAAAGTAGTTGCAGAGGCTTATGGATTGCCAGTGAAGTGAATAGCTACGGGACTGCTAGAGCTTGGCTCAGTTCCACGTTGCTACACAGTTTAGCCAGGCATTAATAGCGCCTTAACTCAGGCGTCATATACACATGGAGGTACTATGAATACTGCCACACTATTAAATTGCCTGATTATTATGGTTGTTTGCGCTTACGGAATAGCTTTCTTTGGTGGTTATTTAAAACAAGCTAAAACATCACCTGCGTTTGTATGGGTTAAAAACAAACATTCAAAGGCTCCTAAAATATTAGAGTTAATTTTCATTTTTGTCTTTGCATACAAAGCGGCAGAGTTATTAAAAAACTTACTGTTTTAGTTTGTAGTTCGCCTGCAAATAACATGCTAATTTACAATAGCATTGTTTGCTAGGGCGCATACACTCGTGGCGGATTCGCTATTGTGCTCCATCATTATAAAGTTATACGAATAAATGTGAAAAATAAGAAAATCATTGGTAACCTAAAAGCTCTATTCAAATAAGGAAGTTCTATGAAAAGCCGTACAAAAATAGTTTTATCAGCCGTTGCTTTTACATCTGTAATAAGCTTGCAGTCCTTTATCCTGTATCAGCAAAATCAAGCAAATAGTACTTTACATGGCAAAGTAGACAAGCTTCAGAGTCAAATTGAGCAAACAAGCAAAGCTAATCAAGATCTTCTCTTAAAAATAGAAAGCTTGGAGAGTAATTTAGAGCTTAAACCTCGTAGCCTTCTTTCTATGAATTAATTGGCTCTTTGAATAACAACCTAGTCAACCTACTGTTTTCTTGAGCTAGGTTGTTATATGCCAACAATTTTTACGAGTCGCACAGTCAAAGGGAAATATTTGATTTATCTATTCGCGTTTGTGTTGTTAGAGGCCGCAATTGCTTGGAATATAGCACGCGAAAGGCGCTCGCTATTAGAAAGTTATATACGTTGACAGTAAGGAGGTCATTATGAAGAAGGGTTTATTACTATTATTGCTTATTTTCTCAAACAGCTCTTGGAGTCAGACATACGAAGAGAAAATTGCTGCATCTAAAGCGTTTATTGGAAAGCCTGTTCAAGAACACACTTTTTATACTTTAGATAAACAACCAATTACCTTCCAAAACCTAAAAGGCGAAGCTGTAGTCGCTTACTTTTTCGCATCTTGGTGTTCTCCGTGTTATGAAGCGCTAGAGAACTTAAACAAAGCAATCGAAACTACCCCACCAACTGTGCACGTTGTTGCAATATCTTTAGACGAGGATTGGGCTAGTCTAGAAAGAATGTTAGAAAGAACTGGCTACACTGGAGAGGTATGGAAATCTGCTGACGCAGAGTTAGCATTTCAAGAGCGCTTATTCGCTAATTTTACCAGCTCTCTGCCTCATATTATTCGGATAGATGCACAAGGAATACTTATTGAAGGCGGTTCAAGAGTAAAATCCTTTGACCAATGGACAGCGCTCATCAATCAAAACGCTTCTATAAGTAAAGCCAGTGGTATTTAACAAGTAGGCAAGTTCGTCCACTCGAATAAGTCCCCTTTGGTCGTCTTCGCCTTTATGCCCACGAACGGGCGCCCAGAATTTGAAACTTATTGGCTATACTGGGAAATTTAATAACGAAACATAACGTGCCAAGTAAATGTAACGCGAATTCAACTTCGAAGTGCAAAACAAAGAACTAACTATGTAACTTTCTCAGCCTTGAAAAACTATCAGCAGACCACACTGATATTTAAACGATTAATTCAAGGATGAAGAAATGCCACAAATAAATAGTTTGTTTAAAGAAAAATCGATAGTAGCGGTTCTAGCTTTGTGCGTTTTTTCATTTGGAACTTACGTTGTTTATCGCCTGTGGCAGTTATCCGAAATACTGAATTCAACATCGGAAAGTCACATTTCAAAGGCATTTACATCCAGTGCAATTTCGATTCACATACTTTCGTTACTAGGGCTTGCTTACTATTTTCTGTTCCCTGCACCAGCAGCGTTACTAGTAACGGCTAAGGTTCTTCATCTAATATCCGCAGTTTTCCATATTGTATGGATTATCAAAGTTAGAAATAGAATTAATAGGGTAAATAAAGCGTCAAAAGGCAATTATTTGTGGCTAGACCCATTTCTGAGCAGCTTTTTTCATGTCATTTACTTTCAATACAAAATAAACCAATCTATAAGTTGTAGTATCTCTCGAAAAACTGCGTTATAAAAATTTAAGTAAGTTTCTCGCAGTATCACAGGGACACGAAAGCGGCGGCTCTAATGCATCGCTTTGATTAAAGACAGAATTAATATATGCGCCCTTTATTTAAGCGTCGTGCGCACAGGAGGTTACAATCACATGGAAAGTTTCATCCCTTTAGTTCTAATATCTATACTTATTTTTCTTCAAATAAAAAAATTTAGAGATATGTGTAAATATTTATCTTTCACCTACCCAGAAGAATGGGGGAAATTATCCCGTAACTCTTTAGGTGGGTCTCAGTGGTCAGTGACAAATGCAAATTTGAGTGAATCATTCAAAACAGGTTTTTTTTCGACTGTGGCCGATGAAAAAATAAGACAGTTTAAAAGGTTTAGATTATTGAATATGTTCTTGATGGGAGCAGTGATATTGCTACATTTTATCTTCTTTTGATGGCAGCAATGCACGCGTAGCAGCCTATTAACAAAGACAGACGCATGAATAACGGCTTCACTGAATTTGATGATATGCCGCACTGCCTCAGTCGTTTACTGAAAGCGATAGCGCACAACAAGTTAATGTAAAAGACTTATGATGAAACTGATACCTTACTCTAATTTAAAGCCCAGGAACCTAGGCATAATTCTATTTGTTGCGCGTTTGTTAGCTTATGCCGGTTATTTCTTTATAGGTGTAGCCCTTTTAGCTTTTTCTTCCGAAATTTATAATTATATATTTCCAATTGTACCGGTTGGCGGTCAAGGAGAAACCTATCATGGGGACACGTACATATTGGGAGTGATTACTCTTGTTTTTGCTATAGTTATATTGACCGTATCTGCTCTATTTGCTGCGCTCGTTTCTTGGGAGGCTTCACTCAAAAGCCCGAATGACCGGGAAATATAAAAGTGCTGGTTACTTATAGTTTTATATTGTCGTATAACACATCGTTAGGAACTGCTGTTAAAACTGTAGATATAAATGATGACAGAATTTATTTACTCGTCATCGACGCTATTAAGGCTT encodes:
- a CDS encoding PspC domain-containing protein, translating into MPHRKFSVLTRGEHGIIAGVCSGLSQYYGLRKAGLRIAFLISSFFFVLPVFLYIVLWLILPKYPTTQAMARQLRRQSGR
- a CDS encoding DUF6624 domain-containing protein, which encodes MRISLLIIFLSFNCLAASNIELQKELVSMAKADQEVRNEISTAGWKKAPADLLEKIKRIDIENTNRLKEIVKQHSWVTQDLVGSEGVSAAFLIVQHSPDYQFKQSMLPLLKQSFLNGEGVTGQEFALLTDRVLIYQNKPQLYGTQLSIVGGELVFEPILDQENVNHRRAEVGLPSLEKYKKVVAEAYGLPVK
- a CDS encoding TlpA family protein disulfide reductase, giving the protein MKKGLLLLLLIFSNSSWSQTYEEKIAASKAFIGKPVQEHTFYTLDKQPITFQNLKGEAVVAYFFASWCSPCYEALENLNKAIETTPPTVHVVAISLDEDWASLERMLERTGYTGEVWKSADAELAFQERLFANFTSSLPHIIRIDAQGILIEGGSRVKSFDQWTALINQNASISKASGI